From the Xyrauchen texanus isolate HMW12.3.18 chromosome 49, RBS_HiC_50CHRs, whole genome shotgun sequence genome, one window contains:
- the LOC127640283 gene encoding ankyrin repeat and SOCS box protein 15-like, translating to MDPSDDLDEDDELLDAAIQLSIQESFKDITSPGSMEYEKILDAISRGDLFALQDLADYPDAFTEVDSRGWYPLHRAAVQQSVQVLEMVLYASYRLTLEEETADGETPLILAIKAGLVEIVRTLLEHGASPNKMNSKNESPLLLAVRTDSFDIAYTLLSRGVNQACLKKWTAIHEAAKVGCIDILQLLLKHGGNVSETDQNGVTPMAIAAEYAQAEVLDILIQYGGDVNAQAPNGDSVLYDAAGSGNPDCIKLLLQHGANPNIANLSSQLPIHHAAYEGHYLVLRMLIPITTSKALHLSGQSPIHSAADGGHVLCLELLVDKGFDVNALLDTHISEKYGDMRRTALYFAVSNGDVTCTQMLLNTGAQTELDPLRCLIVAVRAGRYEIVKMLLAKQADVNCYFAVVNDTVFPTALQYCLNDEMMMRLLLNSGYNAEKCFSCHHDSTWGHHSEHTSEKVPFCDFISVSWLFSGNAVQVLLNYVSHIPICSKLKMILKGHKVWPEISEKLGSPRSLKHLCRLVIRREMTSCRLDDPKFIKSGPFPPGLKGYLMYKEYDLYGRIRCQEE from the exons ATGGATCCATCAGATGACCTAGACGAAGATGATGAGCTTCTTGACGCTGCTATCCAACTGAGCATTCAAGAATCATTTAAAGATATTACCTCCCCTGGAAG tATGGAATATGAAAAGATCTTGGATGCAATTTCTAGAG GTGACCTCTTTGCTCTTCAGGACCTGGCTGATTATCCTGATGCATTCACTGAGGTGGATAGCAGGGGCTGGTACCCATTGCATAGGGCTGCGGTTCAGCAGTCTGTGCAGGTGTTGGAGATGGTACTTTATG CTTCTTACAGGTTAACTTTAGAGGAGGAAACTGCAGATGGAGAGACACCATTGATTTTGGCTATAAAAGCTGGGCTGGTGGAGATTGTTAGGACTCTGCTAGAGCATGGAGCTTCACCTAACAAGATGAATAGCAAGAACGAGTCTCCTCTATTGCTAG CTGTAAGAACAGACTCATTTGATATTGCTTATACACTTTTATCACGAGGAGTGAACCAAGCCTGCCTTAAAAAGTGGACAGCCATTCATGAGGCGGCCAAAGTTGGCTGCATTGACATCCTTCAGCTCCTGTTAAAACATGGAGGTAACGTCTCAGAGACAGACCAGAACGGAGTGACGCCCATGGCGATTGCTGCAGAGTATGCCCAAGCAGAAGTTCTGGATATCCTGATTCAATATG GTGGTGATGTAAATGCTCAGGCGCCAAATGGAGACAGTGTGCTGTATGATGCTGCTGGTTCTGGAAATCCTGACTGCATTAAGCTTCTTCTTCAACATGGGGCCAATCCCAACATTGCTAATCTCTCATCACAGCTTCCCATCCACCACGCAGCCTACGAAGGGCATTACCT GGTGCTGAGAATGCTAATCCCCATAACCACAAGTAAAGCTCTCCATCTCTCAGGCCAGAGCCCCATTCATTCAGCAGCAGATGGAGGCCACGTACTGTGCCTGGAGCTCCTGGTGGACAAAGGCTTTGATGTCAATGCACTCCTAGACACTCACATCTCTGAGAAGTATGGAGACATGAGACGGACTGCCTTGTACTTTGCTGTTTCCAATGGAGATGTGACCTGCACCCAGATGTTGTTAAACACAGGAGCCCAAACTGAGCTAGATCCTCTGCGCTGCCTCATAGTGGCAGTGAGGGCTGGGAGGTACGAGATTGTCAAAATGCTCCTGGCCAAACAGGCGGATGTGAACTGTTACTTTGCAGTGGTCAATGACACAGTGTTCCCTACTGCATTACAATACTGCCTGAATGATGAAATGATGATGAGACTGCTGCTAAACAGTGGTTATAATGCTGAAAAATGTTTCAGTTGTCATCATGATTCAACATGGGGTCACCACTCAGAACATACCAGCGAGAAGGTCCCA TTTTGTGATTTCATCAGCGTCTCTTGGCTGTTCTCAGGAAATGCCGTGCAGGTTCTCTTGAACTATGTCAGTCATATTCCCATCTGTTCAAAGCTAAAAATGATATTGAAGGGGCATAAGGTGTGGCCTGAAATTTCAGAAAAATTGG GAAGCCCTCGATCTCTGAAACACCTGTGCAGGCTAGTTATCAGAAGAGAGATGACCTCATGCAGGCTGGATGACCCAAAGTTCATAAAATCAGGTCCTTTCCCACCAGGACTGAAAGGCTACCTGATGTACAAAGAGTATGATTTATATGGAAGAATTAGATGTCAGGAGGAGTGA